The Candidatus Nanosynbacter lyticus genome window below encodes:
- the aspS gene encoding aspartate--tRNA ligase has translation MKKRVLAIHTPDNVGEIITVAGWVHSRRDHGGLIFIDLRDHTGLVQLVINPDRAEAFRLAESLRDEFVIRASGVVTERGEGLKNPNIASGDVEIVVENLEILNRAETLPIQPFAEENQAGEDLRFKYRYLDLRRPTMQQMLKKRAEMYRRMHQYMDDRDFIEIQTPILANSSPEGARDFLIPSRLQENKFYALPQAPQQFKQLLMVGGVPRYYQLAACFRDEDPRADRLYGEFYQLDLEMSFVEDGEEVRREVEPLMQQLATEFAGKKLLDLSDLSVGDGSPIPRISYRDAMETYGSDKPDLRFGMELVELTDVFASTEFGVFKNAECIKAICVKNGASLSRKQIDQFTDIAKSEGAGGLAYITYQDGEAKSPIAKFLSETELMAIQQQTGAVDGDAVFFGADTRPVVNAVLGRLRNEFAAHFNLKDPSVVAFAWIIDFPFYEWDDHGKKLDFGHNPFGMPKGGLQALESATTDADKLAIVADQFDMVMNGYEICSGGVRNHNPAVLYKVFDLLGFSESYVEEKFGAMLNAFKYGAPPHAGCAFGVDRILMELIDETNVRETLAFPKNGSGVDVMMDSPSMVDSAQLRELGL, from the coding sequence ATGAAAAAGAGAGTTTTGGCGATACATACCCCTGATAATGTTGGGGAAATAATTACCGTGGCTGGCTGGGTACACTCTCGGCGCGATCACGGCGGGCTGATTTTTATTGACCTGCGCGACCACACCGGGTTGGTGCAACTGGTGATTAATCCTGATAGGGCAGAGGCCTTTCGTTTGGCGGAAAGCTTGCGTGATGAGTTTGTGATTCGTGCCAGCGGCGTGGTGACGGAGCGCGGCGAAGGTTTGAAGAATCCAAATATCGCCAGTGGTGATGTGGAAATCGTGGTGGAGAATTTGGAGATTCTCAACCGTGCTGAAACCTTGCCAATCCAGCCGTTTGCCGAAGAAAATCAGGCAGGTGAGGACTTGCGTTTCAAATATCGTTACCTCGACCTGCGCCGCCCAACGATGCAACAGATGCTGAAAAAACGTGCTGAAATGTACCGCCGGATGCATCAGTATATGGATGACCGCGACTTCATCGAGATTCAGACGCCGATTTTGGCAAATTCCAGCCCCGAGGGTGCGCGTGATTTCCTGATCCCGAGCCGTTTGCAGGAAAATAAGTTTTACGCTCTGCCGCAAGCACCCCAGCAGTTCAAGCAGCTACTGATGGTTGGCGGCGTGCCGCGGTATTATCAGTTGGCGGCGTGCTTCCGCGATGAAGACCCGCGAGCCGACCGACTGTACGGCGAATTTTATCAGCTGGATCTGGAGATGAGCTTTGTTGAGGACGGCGAGGAAGTTCGCCGTGAGGTCGAACCGCTGATGCAGCAGCTGGCGACCGAGTTTGCGGGCAAGAAATTGCTGGATTTGAGCGACTTGTCTGTCGGTGATGGCAGTCCAATTCCGCGCATTTCCTACCGCGACGCCATGGAGACGTATGGCTCGGACAAGCCTGATTTGCGTTTTGGCATGGAGCTGGTTGAGCTGACTGATGTGTTTGCCAGCACCGAATTTGGCGTGTTCAAGAACGCTGAGTGCATCAAGGCGATTTGCGTCAAGAACGGCGCCAGTCTCAGCCGCAAGCAAATCGACCAATTCACCGACATCGCCAAAAGTGAAGGGGCAGGCGGCTTAGCCTACATCACCTACCAAGATGGCGAGGCAAAATCACCAATTGCTAAGTTCTTGAGCGAAACAGAGCTCATGGCAATTCAGCAACAAACTGGTGCAGTTGATGGCGACGCAGTTTTCTTCGGTGCCGACACTCGCCCAGTCGTCAACGCTGTGCTTGGTCGCCTGCGAAACGAATTTGCCGCCCATTTCAACCTGAAAGACCCGAGCGTGGTGGCGTTTGCCTGGATCATCGATTTTCCATTCTATGAGTGGGATGATCACGGCAAGAAGCTTGATTTTGGACACAATCCATTTGGTATGCCAAAGGGCGGATTACAAGCGCTGGAGTCAGCGACGACTGACGCTGACAAGCTCGCCATCGTTGCTGACCAATTCGACATGGTGATGAACGGCTATGAAATCTGCTCCGGCGGCGTGCGCAACCACAACCCAGCAGTGCTGTACAAAGTATTTGACCTGCTTGGCTTTAGCGAAAGCTACGTTGAGGAGAAATTTGGCGCCATGCTAAATGCCTTCAAATACGGCGCACCGCCACACGCCGGCTGTGCCTTTGGTGTTGACCGCATCCTCATGGAACTCATTGACGAAACTAATGTTCGCGAAACCCTGGCCTTTCCAAAGAACGGCTCGGGCGTTGATGTGATGATGGACTCGCCGTCAATGGTTGATTCAGCACAATTGCGAGAATTAGGGCTGTAG
- the ruvB gene encoding Holliday junction branch migration DNA helicase RuvB, which translates to MAIERIVDTSSHGDDAEEQRIEVSLRPQSFSEYVGQERLKRNLLLAIEAAKKRGEPLDHVLLYGPPGLGKTTMATVIANEMGTNLRITSGPAIEKAGDLASILTNLADGDILFIDEIHRLGRAVEEILYSAMEDFKLDIVIGKGPAARSIRLDLPRFTVIGATTRTGSLAAPLRDRFGHIYRLEFYEPEDIAKIVTRSAAILESSIRHEAANLLSTRARLTPRIANRLLKRVRDYADVNGDGIIDVKTTTSALEMLEVDELGLDPADRNLLQSILENYGDNPVGLTTIAALTGDEATTIEDFYEPYLLQIGFIERTPRGRRVTPKAKKHINML; encoded by the coding sequence ATGGCAATTGAGAGAATAGTTGATACTAGTTCGCACGGTGATGATGCGGAAGAGCAGCGGATTGAAGTTAGCTTGCGCCCGCAGAGTTTTAGTGAATATGTTGGCCAGGAGCGATTGAAGCGTAATTTACTCTTGGCAATTGAGGCAGCGAAGAAGCGCGGTGAGCCACTGGATCATGTGCTGCTGTACGGCCCGCCGGGACTGGGCAAGACCACCATGGCGACGGTGATCGCCAATGAGATGGGGACGAATTTGCGCATCACCAGCGGCCCGGCCATTGAAAAAGCTGGCGATTTGGCATCGATTTTGACCAATTTGGCGGACGGCGATATTTTATTCATTGATGAGATTCATCGGCTGGGTCGGGCTGTGGAAGAGATTTTATATTCGGCCATGGAAGATTTCAAGCTGGACATCGTTATCGGCAAAGGTCCGGCAGCTCGGTCGATTCGACTGGACTTACCGCGGTTTACGGTGATTGGCGCGACGACGCGGACGGGTAGTTTGGCGGCGCCGCTGCGCGATCGATTTGGACATATTTACCGCTTGGAGTTTTATGAGCCAGAAGATATCGCTAAAATCGTAACGCGGAGTGCGGCCATCCTGGAGTCGTCGATTCGGCATGAAGCAGCGAACTTATTGTCGACGCGGGCCCGCCTGACGCCGCGCATTGCTAACCGCCTGCTCAAACGCGTACGCGACTACGCCGACGTCAATGGCGATGGCATAATTGATGTGAAAACGACAACGAGTGCCCTGGAGATGCTGGAAGTGGATGAGCTGGGGCTGGACCCGGCTGATCGTAATCTACTGCAATCAATCCTGGAAAATTATGGTGATAATCCAGTGGGACTGACGACTATTGCCGCGCTGACAGGTGACGAAGCGACGACGATTGAGGATTTTTATGAGCCGTATTTACTACAAATTGGCTTCATCGAACGCACACCGCGCGGCCGCCGGGTAACGCCAAAGGCGAAAAAACACATCAATATGCTATAA
- the ruvA gene encoding Holliday junction branch migration protein RuvA has translation MIAHLSGMIAEKFGAGSIVIDVHGVGYEVSVSAGDFEAVTLDQDAKFYTYHHVREQAEELFGFSSLAAKKLFEMLITVQGVGPKAALAILSLGDAEQVRNAIANADSAFVQKAAGVGKKTAERVVVDLSDKVGLPTQYGRVETIVQTELNTSDEALEALMALGYTLADATKALENVDVNLPTAQRVTEALKK, from the coding sequence GTGATCGCCCATCTCTCTGGTATGATCGCTGAGAAGTTTGGCGCGGGCAGCATCGTGATTGACGTTCACGGCGTCGGCTATGAAGTTAGCGTATCGGCTGGTGATTTCGAGGCGGTGACGCTGGATCAAGACGCTAAGTTTTACACCTATCATCATGTGCGCGAGCAGGCGGAAGAATTGTTTGGTTTCTCGAGCCTGGCGGCAAAGAAGCTGTTTGAAATGCTAATCACCGTTCAGGGGGTTGGTCCAAAGGCCGCGTTAGCAATTCTCAGCCTCGGTGATGCGGAGCAGGTGCGTAATGCCATTGCCAACGCCGATAGCGCCTTCGTGCAAAAAGCTGCTGGCGTCGGTAAAAAAACTGCCGAACGAGTGGTGGTTGATTTGAGTGATAAGGTTGGTTTGCCGACGCAGTATGGTCGAGTAGAAACTATAGTCCAGACCGAACTGAACACCTCTGACGAAGCACTGGAGGCGTTGATGGCGTTGGGCTACACCTTGGCTGATGCTACCAAGGCGCTTGAGAATGTTGATGTTAATCTGCCGACGGCGCAACGAGTGACCGAGGCGCTGAAGAAATGA
- a CDS encoding transglycosylase domain-containing protein, with product MVQLGKGKRAPIKKQPPHMGRYANLGQVKAKSGKLPRQHKHFLWFWRLSRPKKIMVCLLPILLFLIIVPIASYFYYARDIGDQERLMNRNNTGIVLTDAKDKVIYSVGNAERRNLVQLKDISESMKKALIASEDKDFYKHSGFNIFSIFRAAITRHGGGSTLTQQLVKNNLLSNEHSFMRKYQELFMAIAIEQNYSKEQILMMYLNSVYFGENAFGIEEAAKVYFNKSPKDLTLAESSMLVGVLPAPSRYSPISGNAEYAKQRQKTVLGRMQTEGFITEEQKQQAEATQLAYTGGGAAHTNSAAPHFAEMVIKQLSDKYGYEKVMRSGYRVKTSLNLDTQQLLQENIAKQMKQINRLGGTNASGIVIDPKTGEVRALVGSADYNNAEWGKVNMVTTPRQPGSSFKPLYYAQAMADGAITPATVFDDKLTDFNGYVPYNATRRWNGKVTTRKSLSWSLNIPSVLIMQKYGINRSIQAAKKLGISTLDENKNYGLSLALGSAEVRLSEMTNAYAAFANGGTQYESLNLITEVKDKFNKNASWKTANTRQAISQGGAYLISSILSDNAARAGIFGSSLTVSGKTVAVKTGTTNDNRDAWTIGYTPQYAVGVWVGNNDNKVMNSGGSDVAAPIWRATMTKLLAGTKTGFDVPNGVVQRSVCSSNGGLADDSSPGAYKEYFLSSAIPTEKCDQTKSKIEVCNLATKQIESIFEDQFDAAKYSKNAADCRQTSTTKQITVCDLATRRLITISEDKFDATKHSRKTASCGSTGDDDQNPGGGNGSGGGSGGGSGGGSGGTSPGPTNPPGGGDRRP from the coding sequence ATGGTGCAATTAGGCAAGGGAAAACGAGCTCCGATAAAGAAGCAACCACCGCACATGGGTCGGTATGCCAATCTCGGTCAAGTCAAGGCGAAATCTGGTAAATTACCGCGTCAACACAAACACTTTTTGTGGTTTTGGCGACTGAGTCGGCCGAAAAAAATTATGGTGTGCCTGCTACCAATTCTATTGTTCTTGATCATTGTGCCGATTGCTAGCTATTTTTATTATGCGCGCGATATCGGTGATCAGGAGCGGCTGATGAACCGCAATAATACCGGTATCGTGCTGACTGACGCCAAGGATAAGGTGATTTATAGCGTTGGTAATGCCGAGCGGCGGAACTTGGTGCAGCTCAAAGACATCTCTGAGAGTATGAAAAAGGCGCTGATCGCCAGTGAGGATAAAGATTTTTATAAGCACAGCGGCTTTAATATCTTTAGTATTTTCCGAGCGGCGATTACGCGGCACGGTGGCGGGTCGACCTTGACGCAGCAGTTGGTCAAGAATAACTTGCTCAGCAATGAGCATAGCTTTATGCGCAAATACCAAGAGCTATTTATGGCCATCGCCATTGAACAGAATTATAGTAAAGAGCAGATCTTGATGATGTACCTCAACTCAGTGTACTTTGGCGAAAATGCCTTTGGTATCGAGGAAGCGGCCAAGGTGTATTTCAATAAGTCGCCGAAGGATTTGACACTGGCCGAGAGCAGTATGCTAGTTGGTGTACTGCCGGCGCCAAGCCGCTATTCACCGATCAGCGGCAATGCTGAATATGCCAAGCAGCGCCAAAAGACGGTGCTCGGTCGGATGCAGACAGAAGGCTTCATCACCGAGGAGCAGAAGCAGCAGGCGGAAGCCACACAGCTAGCATATACTGGTGGCGGCGCGGCTCACACGAATTCCGCAGCGCCGCATTTTGCCGAGATGGTCATCAAACAGCTCAGCGACAAATATGGCTACGAAAAAGTCATGCGCTCGGGCTACCGCGTCAAGACCTCGCTGAATCTCGACACCCAACAGCTCCTCCAAGAGAATATCGCCAAACAAATGAAGCAGATCAATCGCCTCGGTGGCACCAACGCCAGCGGTATCGTCATTGATCCAAAAACCGGCGAGGTGCGGGCACTGGTCGGCAGCGCTGATTATAATAACGCCGAGTGGGGCAAGGTCAATATGGTGACCACGCCGCGTCAGCCCGGCTCGAGCTTCAAGCCGCTGTATTATGCGCAGGCGATGGCTGATGGCGCCATCACGCCGGCGACAGTTTTTGATGATAAATTGACTGACTTTAATGGCTACGTACCGTACAATGCTACCCGCCGCTGGAACGGCAAGGTGACGACGCGCAAGTCGCTCAGCTGGTCACTAAATATCCCAAGCGTTCTGATCATGCAAAAGTATGGCATTAATCGTTCCATCCAAGCGGCTAAGAAACTCGGCATTAGCACCCTTGATGAAAACAAAAATTACGGATTGTCACTGGCGCTTGGTTCGGCCGAGGTGCGCCTGAGCGAAATGACCAACGCCTACGCGGCCTTTGCCAATGGCGGCACGCAGTACGAATCGCTGAATCTCATCACCGAAGTCAAGGATAAGTTCAACAAAAACGCTTCGTGGAAAACAGCCAATACGCGTCAAGCCATTAGCCAGGGCGGCGCCTATCTCATCTCTAGCATTCTGTCGGATAATGCCGCGCGGGCAGGGATATTTGGCAGCAGCCTGACGGTGAGTGGCAAGACGGTCGCTGTCAAGACGGGTACCACCAATGATAACCGCGATGCCTGGACGATTGGCTATACGCCGCAATATGCGGTCGGCGTGTGGGTTGGTAATAATGACAATAAAGTCATGAACAGCGGTGGATCGGATGTGGCGGCGCCAATTTGGCGGGCGACGATGACCAAGCTGCTGGCGGGCACGAAAACTGGTTTTGACGTACCAAACGGCGTTGTCCAGCGAAGTGTCTGTAGTAGTAATGGCGGCCTCGCTGATGATTCCAGTCCCGGTGCTTACAAAGAATACTTCCTCTCGAGCGCCATCCCAACCGAGAAATGTGACCAAACTAAGTCAAAGATCGAGGTATGTAACCTCGCGACCAAGCAAATAGAGTCAATTTTTGAAGATCAGTTTGATGCCGCTAAATATTCCAAGAACGCTGCTGATTGTCGGCAGACGTCCACTACTAAGCAGATCACCGTCTGTGATCTAGCTACTAGGCGTCTCATCACCATCAGCGAAGACAAATTTGATGCGACGAAGCATTCGCGAAAGACTGCGTCGTGTGGCAGTACTGGCGATGACGACCAAAATCCAGGCGGCGGCAATGGCAGTGGCGGCGGTAGCGGCGGCGGTTCAGGCGGTGGCAGCGGCGGCACTTCGCCCGGCCCGACCAATCCTCCGGGCGGCGGAGACAGACGACCGTGA
- the ruvC gene encoding crossover junction endodeoxyribonuclease RuvC, which translates to MRIIGIDPGTGILGFGVIDAKQGGYRLVTAGVIKTPAHTPLDERLAEIFDGLTEIIAETKPEVMSIEKLFFARNVTTAISVAHARGVAMLTGHKAGLVISEYTPLQIKQTLTGYGKADKKQIQEMVRLNLGLSQVPKPDDCADALAAAITHAATTRLGVV; encoded by the coding sequence ATGAGAATTATTGGCATTGATCCGGGGACTGGTATCTTGGGCTTTGGTGTGATTGATGCGAAGCAGGGCGGCTACCGGCTGGTAACGGCCGGCGTGATCAAGACGCCCGCCCACACGCCGCTAGACGAGCGGCTGGCGGAGATTTTTGATGGCCTGACAGAGATTATCGCTGAGACTAAACCTGAGGTGATGTCGATTGAAAAATTGTTCTTTGCCCGCAATGTCACCACCGCTATTTCTGTGGCTCATGCTCGTGGTGTGGCGATGCTGACTGGACACAAGGCAGGCCTCGTGATCAGTGAATACACGCCGCTTCAGATCAAACAGACACTGACTGGCTATGGCAAGGCCGACAAAAAGCAGATTCAGGAAATGGTGCGCCTCAACTTAGGTCTCAGCCAGGTGCCCAAGCCAGATGACTGCGCCGATGCACTCGCGGCGGCCATCACCCATGCAGCGACGACGCGCCTTGGCGTGGTATAA
- a CDS encoding lamin tail domain-containing protein → MITKIGLDTARGAYVELYNPSPGPVNIAGWTLQYVNQKGHVTVLKTISTDLMVPAGGALVVGDSRLPAEQADLRFDSQKVLAKTGGSVKLVMSDGRVSDLVGWGTASEREGSPITLGGKLHAWRCQTNGVVTDTDNNVSDFSVGEAPRLRELPACSEPDEPRPPVDPTPPSNRCSGLKLHEIATNVDAPFIEIINAGTSDLDLTGCTILVKGQGKHKDTTHIFRSIELAAGALHVVRLAETNLKLTKTGGGEVYALDASGNEIDQTSFTGLAKDSSWSLLDGEWKVTFSPTPARPNEFKQWPDCKAGYVRHELTGRCVKEPVEPVPTPCRPGQYRSPTTGRCRNIVREPELAPCKPGQYRSLETGRCRNIGKLKTQTPCREGYYRSEITGRCRSIAATAAKTLKPCPDGKFRNPATGRCKKIAADSDVLKECAEGFERNPKTKRCRKVALATAPKTGFAPEQVKQVTGAMWGWWVLGGVSLLAVGYAGWQWRWEIGRAATRLKHAITRGKR, encoded by the coding sequence TTGATCACTAAAATTGGCCTCGATACAGCGCGCGGCGCGTACGTCGAACTCTACAATCCGTCGCCAGGGCCAGTCAATATCGCTGGCTGGACGCTGCAGTATGTTAACCAAAAGGGGCATGTGACAGTGCTTAAAACAATATCGACTGACCTAATGGTGCCGGCGGGCGGGGCGTTGGTGGTCGGTGATAGCCGGCTACCTGCCGAGCAGGCCGACCTGCGGTTTGATAGCCAGAAAGTACTGGCAAAAACCGGCGGCTCTGTCAAGTTGGTGATGAGTGATGGGCGGGTGTCGGATCTGGTCGGCTGGGGCACGGCATCAGAGCGCGAAGGCAGTCCGATTACGCTGGGCGGCAAGCTACACGCCTGGCGCTGCCAAACAAATGGCGTGGTGACTGATACGGATAATAACGTCAGCGATTTTTCGGTCGGTGAGGCGCCGCGTCTACGTGAACTGCCAGCGTGCAGTGAGCCTGACGAGCCGCGTCCGCCAGTTGATCCGACGCCACCGAGCAATCGCTGCAGCGGCTTGAAATTACATGAGATCGCGACCAACGTTGACGCGCCGTTTATCGAGATTATTAACGCCGGGACCAGCGACCTCGACCTCACGGGCTGCACCATTCTCGTGAAGGGTCAGGGCAAGCATAAGGATACGACCCATATATTCAGAAGTATTGAGCTGGCAGCCGGGGCGCTGCATGTCGTTCGGCTGGCAGAGACAAATCTCAAACTGACAAAAACCGGTGGCGGCGAGGTGTACGCGCTGGATGCTAGTGGCAATGAGATCGACCAGACGTCATTTACTGGCCTGGCCAAGGACTCGTCGTGGAGCCTGCTTGACGGGGAATGGAAGGTGACATTTTCACCGACGCCGGCTCGGCCTAATGAATTCAAGCAGTGGCCAGATTGCAAGGCGGGCTATGTGCGTCACGAGCTCACGGGTCGCTGCGTCAAGGAGCCGGTGGAGCCAGTGCCGACGCCGTGCCGTCCGGGGCAGTACCGTTCACCAACAACGGGCCGCTGCCGTAATATCGTACGCGAGCCGGAACTCGCGCCGTGTAAGCCCGGTCAGTATCGTTCACTAGAAACCGGTCGGTGTCGCAACATCGGCAAGCTCAAAACCCAAACGCCGTGTCGTGAAGGGTACTATCGGAGCGAGATAACCGGTCGGTGTCGGTCGATTGCAGCCACAGCCGCCAAAACCCTGAAGCCATGTCCCGATGGTAAGTTTCGTAATCCCGCTACCGGACGCTGTAAGAAAATTGCCGCTGATAGTGACGTGTTGAAGGAGTGTGCCGAAGGCTTTGAGCGCAATCCAAAGACAAAGCGCTGCCGCAAGGTCGCGCTGGCTACTGCACCAAAAACTGGCTTTGCACCGGAGCAGGTCAAGCAGGTGACAGGCGCGATGTGGGGCTGGTGGGTGCTCGGCGGCGTCAGTCTGCTGGCGGTTGGCTACGCTGGCTGGCAGTGGCGCTGGGAAATTGGCCGGGCTGCTACGCGGCTAAAACACGCCATCACGCGCGGCAAGCGATAA
- a CDS encoding YebC/PmpR family DNA-binding transcriptional regulator: MAGHSKWATTHRQKAIVDAKRGAIFTKLGNQIAIAARGGTDPTLNASLAMAIEKAKAANMPSANIQRAIDRVADKSAAALEEITYEGYGPGGVGIIIETATDNRNRTLPEVKTALVKNGGRIADAGSVAFQFTRKGVITVAGTGEELLLQILDAGAEDAVEEDGEIIVYTELKDLASVRNQLVEQGLSVKDAELRYIANTPVEIADTETAQKLMKVVDALDDLDDVVNVHTNADITAE; encoded by the coding sequence ATGGCAGGACATAGTAAATGGGCGACGACGCACCGGCAGAAGGCGATTGTTGATGCGAAGCGTGGTGCGATTTTCACGAAATTGGGTAATCAAATTGCGATCGCGGCGCGTGGCGGTACCGATCCGACATTGAATGCAAGTTTGGCAATGGCCATTGAAAAAGCCAAGGCCGCCAACATGCCGAGCGCTAATATCCAGCGGGCGATTGACCGCGTGGCGGATAAGAGCGCGGCGGCGCTAGAGGAAATTACCTATGAAGGCTACGGTCCGGGCGGTGTCGGTATCATCATCGAAACAGCGACCGACAATCGTAATCGCACGTTGCCGGAAGTAAAAACCGCATTGGTGAAGAACGGCGGACGCATCGCTGACGCTGGTAGCGTGGCGTTTCAGTTTACTCGTAAGGGCGTGATCACCGTGGCGGGTACGGGCGAGGAATTGCTCCTCCAGATTTTGGATGCTGGCGCTGAGGATGCGGTCGAGGAAGACGGCGAGATCATTGTTTACACGGAGCTGAAAGATTTGGCGAGCGTTAGAAATCAGTTGGTTGAGCAGGGTTTGAGTGTGAAAGACGCCGAGCTGCGCTACATTGCTAATACGCCAGTTGAGATCGCTGATACGGAAACCGCGCAGAAATTGATGAAGGTGGTTGATGCGCTGGACGACTTGGACGACGTGGTGAATGTGCATACCAATGCCGATATCACTGCGGAGTGA